The Polypterus senegalus isolate Bchr_013 chromosome 5, ASM1683550v1, whole genome shotgun sequence genome includes the window aaacacacatatattcatatttatatataatatttagatatatataatttttttttttttacatatatacactttatgaaaaatgaacttttggaaaaTAACAGTCAAGAGCTGACGTGTATAGGTTGCTGTGTACTTGCACCTTGATGCATCACAAAGAACCTGCCAGGGGACTGAAAGTCATAAGACAGACAGAActgaaaaaagttacaaaaaaaattatgcttaTGATGGTGTACCTAATGCAagcagttttgctttttttgttcttataacttttataacatttttgttttgtgttgttgttgctttttattatattattaaactatttatgCTGATGCTGGATCGGCCCCTGCTTTGCTCCTCTTACTATTAGGACAGgttttgcgccaccaccacctactcaaagcatcatgatgcaccaacattgatggactgaaagccagaagtctacgtgaccatcatcatcaggtccttccatgaaaaccataaatacaaagaggactgtttgacttatgttaggtagattgcccagaggggactgggtggtctcgtggtctggaacccctacagattttattttttctccagcctttggagttttttttttgttttttctgtccaccctggccatcggaccttactcttattctatgttaattaatattgacttatgtttattttttattgtgtcttctatttctctattcattttgtaaagcactttgagctacatttttttgtatgaatatgtgctatataaataaatgttgattaattgattgatatgTACATCTACACTATGCACCTATATGTTAGATGCCCTGTCCTGTACTGATGGGTGTACGCTCTTCACGAAAGTATAGTGTGATACACGACAGTTTATCCAGTATTCATTCTTGTCTTGCCCCCGATGCTGCCAGGATATTCTTTACTGCCCTGTTAACTTATAATGTAAGTAATGTGCTAATAAATTTAATAGAATGAAGAGTTACAGCAAAAGTTTGCGCTTTGGCGCAATGCTTTTAAATTCTTATAATATTTGAGGGAAATTATTTCTAATTAAAATTTGTTAAGCTGGTAAAAATCTTCAGTTTAGCGatgaaatcttttttaaaaactattataTAGAGGTGCTTATCTCAAGAATTAAGCATTTTGGGGTTAGAGTATTTTCATACATCAAAACACTCTTTTTCTGCAATATATTTCACACCACACAAacttaatatataataaaataagccAAAGTCTTAGTACAAATTTAACTGAAAagaattgttttcctttttttcccagcTGTTGTTTTTACTGTATCTTTTTAAACCTTTTGAAAGTattacataaatatactgtatattactgttgagattacataattaaaaatatctcATTAATCTAAAAATAGCCAACCAATCTACACCGTTCCTCATCCTAAAAAATGATGAGAATATTTAAAAGTAATCTTTGCATCTGTTTCTGGGATAAGTGGTGTGTTATCTGCACAGTGTCAGTAGAAGTTGCCATACTGTATAAGATAAAATGTCTGAGCTTACACCACTCTGTGAATTTGATCTTTTTCCAGCTTGAGATAATATAGTGCTTTCCCTCATGTACATCATGTGAAATATTACATTAGAGGTCTAAGAATTTTCCCATTTGTGGAGaactacattttcaaaatatctgaTGATGTTCTGTaataatattatacatatattaaagCAACATTTTTAGAGATCCATGTATAGGAGTTATTATCCTTTTATTACGAGGCAATACGATGAATTTACTtaagactttttaaataaaatgataagaAGGTCcagcaacatttttgttttacaaaaattaatgacaaataacttaaagaacatattttttttatatcttgctTTTCTTGTTACTTATGCAGAGTTGGTCCGTACTGATTGCTGGTATATGTTCTTGTGCCCCataataatgtaaatgaaaaaacatattaagaaaaaaaaacttgatatatcaacattatttttttcagttgttcATTAATAGAACTTAAAAATACTATTTCATgtacttttaatttaattactaAAAATACACAGATTTAAAATAGAAAACACCAAGAATCCCATTATTTTTGCATAAGCCATTGTTATAAagagtatttaaagattttcaGCCACGTTGCAATGCATCTTTTACAAAtaattccatctatccatttatccatcgAATATAAAACTGTCTTAGTCTTTTTCAGGAACTTTAAATATagagcaattaaaatgaaaaacaccaaATTATGTGAAACAAAAACACTAACATAATTTTGAAGgcaataattattttaagttattaaaaaaaattatttttaagtaacATTAATTACTGACTTCTTGGTGCATTCTATAGAAGCTCTgcacagttttaaaaaaagaaaagtataattTCCTGTTGTAGACAACATAAGATAATGGCTTTCAAACTGTGGGCCAATGCCAGCCTGTCCTTTTAAAGACTGAGGCCACCCTGGTCTAACGTCGTTAAAAAAGCAAGTTTTAAAAATTGTCTTTAAAATACCTCACATAGATTTTAAACAAACATAATTCAAACGTTCTTCATTTGTTGCGTGAGATAAATCCTACATCAGTAGAGTTATTGACTGAAGCTGCAGGTCTCAGCCTGGGTGGTATGCAAGCAGCTGTCAGGTGATTCATGAAAAGaatactaaataaatacaaacatacaagcgtatttacaaaaacaaacaactttTTAACTTGTTCTTCAATCGACTGTCGGTTACACATCGGTCAGAGTCTCTACGCTAAGGCGTTCTTTTCATTTCCACTGCTTCATCTCACAGTGCCAACACTGCAGGACTGCACCTCTGCCTGTGCCGATTTCAAGTCTCCCAGCGCTCACATGAGGTCTGCAGTAACAACTCCCTGTCTGAAGTGATCCATGTTATGATCTAGACTGGCAGGGACCACacattttaacaaattattaCTGTTTTTCTCACTCTCTTCCTGGCACAAACCACCCCTGTGTAAGGAGTCTGCACAGCAcatctttctgtttctctctctctggtcCAGTCAATACTTTTTGTTTTGGTACCATTATTTTGAgaacagttttagaaattgtAAGACTAATGcagaagaatatacagtacatttaaaaataacactaaATGTTAACACTTAAGAGTAACATGAGCAAATctaatatttcattttagaattcattaaaattaattagGGACATCAAACGTTTGTTTCAGACAGAGTAACAATGCTCAGTAATCTTCATCCttccttaaaaaaatgaatacaggaACAAgctaaacacagacacacaaatgcaCTGCCATTAAGCAGGCTCAACCTTCACATTGGCTTTTTTGACTTTATGTAGCTTATgagttatttttctatttcttcttaTCTGAACTcatatgtattcatattttttgtaaattaaaagtatGGAAATCTTAgatgttcttttttaattccaAGAAATCCACACTCCTGTTcttgcattaaaaatataaattaaaatagaaagaaaaaaacagagatacaaacaaacaaaaaaaaaccatatacagtggtgtggaaaactatttgcccccttcctgatttattattcttttgcatgtttgtttctgatcatcaaacacatttaaccattagtcaaatataactcaagtaaacacaaaatgcagtttttaaatgatggtttttattatttagggagaaaaaaaatccaaacctacatggccctgtgtgaaaaagtaattgccccctgaacctaataactggttgggccacccttagcagcaataactgcaatcaagcgtttgcgataacttgcaatgagtcttttacagcgctctggaggaattttggcccactcatctttgcagaattgttgtaattcagctttatttgaggattttctagcatgaaccacctttttaaggtcatgccatagcatctcaattggattcaggtcaggactttgactaggtcactccaaagtcttcattttgtttttcttcagccattcagaggtggatttgctggtgtgttttgggtcattgtcctgttgcagaacccaagatcgcttcagcttgagttgacgaaaagatggctggacattctccttcaggattttttggtagacagtagaattcatggttccatctatcacagcaagccttccaggtcctgaagcagcaaaacaaccccagaccatcacactaccaccaccatattttactgttggtatgatgttctttttctgaaatgctgtgttccttttacgccagatgtaacggtacatttgccttccaaaaagttcaacttttgtctcatcagtccacaaggtattttcccaaaagtcttggcaatcattgagatgtttcttagcaaaattgagacgagccctaatgttcttttgcttaacagtggtttgcgtcttggaaatctgccatgcaggccgtttttgcccagtctctttcttatggtggagtcgtgaacactgaccttaattgaggcaagtgaggcctgcagttctttagacgttgtcctggggtctttgtgacctctcggatgagtcgtctctgcgctcttggggtaattttggtcggccggccactcctgggaaggttcaccactgttccatgtttttgccatttgtggataatggctctcactgtggttcgctggagtcccaaagctttagaaatggctttataacctttaccagactgatagatctcaattacttctgttctcatttgttcctgaatttctttggatcttggcatgatgtctagcttttgaggtgcttttggtctacttctctgtgtcaggcagctcctatttaagtgattccttgattgaaacaggtgtggcagtaatcaggcctggggtggctacggaaattgaactcaggtgtgatacaccacagttaggttttttttaacaagggggcaattactttttcacacagggccatgtaggtttggattttttttctctctaaataataaaaagcatcatttaaaaagtgaattttgtgtttacttgtgttatatttgactaatggttaaatgtgtttgatgatcagaaacattttgtgtgacaaacatgcaaaagaataagaaatcaggaaggggcaaatagttttcacaccactgtatatatatatatatatatatatatatatatatatatatatatatatatatatatatatatatatataaagtgaaagatatatataaactgaaaaaaatgtctcCTTTTGTCATCCCTAGAAAGAGCATAGTACTTAAAAATAGTGGTACTTCAAAACATTTTAGTTGTGGGGTTTGCAGTACATCTAGAAGAAAAGTTGAGAATTACCAGGGTTGTCACACACTTTCTGATCACACATgcaatcaacagtctgctgtagTTAAGGATTTGCCCTGAGTGATAGGTCTACTAGTAAGGGCTGATGTCAGTAAAGGTAAAAATCATGCCAAAACCTCTACTGGAAAagtctagtaaaataaaaaataatgacccCATATAAAGATGGGAATAGCCACAGaagagggagaagaagaagaataagaagatgaagaaggagaaaaagaaaaaaaaagaagtatctGATCTTATGCTGTGTGAGTATTGTTAGCAGCAACCAAGACCAAAGATCATGCTTCACGTTAAAccttatgtttatatttgtgaCCAGATGGAACAACATTTTGGGGGGCTTAACTTAAAAAGTCCTTAATTCCTTAAAAAAGTTTAGGAACTCCTGATATAATATataaggcaagatgtaatcaaaagaaggggcctgagttgcctcaaaagcttgcatatcgtagtctttttagttagtcaataaaaagtgtaattttgcttgacttctcaccccTTCTAGCATAGGAAAAGTATGCTAACAATGTAGGACAGAAAGTCATGTTATGCTTATTGGTGATAAGTTTAATCCAATGTAATATTACTCCAAATAAACACTGCCATCAAAGGAATAGAAATAATTCTAAACTCAACACTATTTTTTTTGGCCAAAATCATCTTAGTTCAGGATGATCCCAAATCATGACCTAGCGAGACTGGGGTTACATGGCACTGTTAACAATTTGTTTCCAAACCCTAATaaatttttgataattttaaactgGAAAATGTGTCCAACATtcaattttaagttgaattaccGCATGTTTGGCAGAGATTTTTATTTTAGCTTAATGAGTGTTAACTTTTTTGAGTTAATGGATTGATAGTATTTGTGATTCAGGTAATTTTTCAACACAACTGTTTATtgcaatgtactgtaaatatttggaaataaattattttacaaaaatatgtggAGGTGGTAATTCTTATTCCAACCCACCACCACCACAGTACCCACAGTCAAGAAGACAACAGCATCTGCAAAGAGTAGAGATATAACCCTTTAGGTTCCCAAACTGGACACTTTCCAAATCTAGCCTGTATATTGATATCCtgtcaatgaaaatgaaaaacgcGAGAGGAGATGAGAAACCCCCTTGTTGGTGCCCAGCAGCCACACTGAAAGGACTTCACAAAACACCAAATATTTTTGAACAGATCTCTTGTCCTGCAAATAAAGGAAACACATGGCTTGAATTAGTGGCACTAGAATCACTTGTTGCAATTTCTACAGGATATCTTAAGTTATATAATTATATGCTTTTTCCAAGACTACAAGGCACATGTGAACAGAATTAAGCTTCCATTTTTCCAAGGACAAAAAGGTGGTCGACTATTCCAGACTCATGATGGAATATTTATTATTCCTCCTGAGTTTCACCTATTAAATGGAGCTGCTGTTCCAGTACTACAGCATAGACTTTAACCAGAGAAGCTGTGGAGAGTTACCCCTTGGTGACTAGAACTTACCCCTTTGTCAGATATtttgaaaacacacacaacattTAAAAGGTATATTATGTAAAATCACCTGGACCATATCCAGTGTTTTCAGTCCACCTTGGCAACCTTAGCCAAAAAGATGGAGCCAACCCTGACCAATGCTAATGACAATACCTCCTCTAAGGAGTTGTTAGATATTTTGTTAGAACCTCTTGGAGGATGTGTGAAAGTCATCTTTTGTAGCCTCTGCACACTCCACTCACACAGAGGCCACTGGTTCAACCAACTTGCAGCTGGTGTCTTTTTGGCCTATCTGTACCTCTCAGTCAAATCTGGAGACCCACCACATCAAGACTGCAGTGTGTGTGATGTTACACAATGCTGTagctaattaattttatttgtaaattatatttggGAGTAGAAGATTCCAGAGGTTTCAGGATAGTAATACTTGCAAATCATTGCACATGTGGCAATAAATCTAAACTTGAATGCTGAATGGAAGACTTCTTTGTTTAACTTAACTTTAACAGCATTCCTTACTGCTGGTGGCCACCAATGGGTGCTTAGGTTATCGACATGATGGGCACTAGCAATCTTTTTGTCACGTTTTCTTTCAGCTGCCTCTGTCAGTCTAACCTGACTCTATATCCTGAGCCTACAAAAGTTGTGGGGCAATGCCAATCCGGTGACGGGCAAAAGGGAGACTCAtgcttttacaacaacaacatttatttatatagcacattttcatacaaacagtagctcaaaatgctttacataatgaagaatagaaaaataaaagacacaataagaaaacaaaataagtcaacattaattaacatagaataagagtaaggtccgatggccaggggggaacagaaaaaacaaaaaaactccaggcggctggagaaaaaaataaaatgtgtagggattccagaccattagaccgcccagtcccctctgggcattctacctaacataaatgaaacagtcctctttggatttagggttctcacggaagggcttgatgatgatggtcacgtagacttctggcttttgattcatccataattgttggaacatcatgatgctttgagaaggtggtggtggcgcagaccacagagaaaccggaaaaagaaacagaagagagagtaggggtcagtacggattttagagccaccatgaatagttattatgatgaattgaacatacagagtatcaggattaagttaaagtgaagttatgagaaggccatgttaaagtaatgtgttttcagcagtttttaaagtgctctactgtattagcctggcgaattcctattggcaggctattccagattttaggtgcataacagcagaaggccgcctcaccacttcttttaagttttgttcttggaattctaaggagacactcatttgaggatctgaggttacgatttggaatataaggtgtcagacattccgatatataagatggagcgagattatttaaggctttataaaccataagcagaattttaaagtcactcctgaatgacacaggtaaccagtgtagtgacatcaaaactggagagatgtgctcggattttcttttcctagttaggattctagcagctgcattctgtactagttgcaaacgatttatgtcttttttgggtagtccagagaggagtgcgttacagtaatctagtcgactgaaaacaaacgcgtgaactaatttctcagcatctttcagtgatataagaggtctaactttacttatgtttcttaagtgaaaaaatgctgtcctagtgatctgattaatatgcgatttaaaattcagattgtagtcaacaattacccctaagctttttacctccgtcttgacttttaattctaatgtatccagtttatttctaatagcctcattgtatccattattgccaatcactaaaatttcagctttctttttatttaacttgagaaagttactattcatccattctgagatacaagtcagacattctgttagtgaatcaagagaatcggggtcatcaggtgctattgataagtacagttgtgtgtcatcagcatagctgtggtaactcacgttgtgccctgagataatttgacctaacggaagcatgtagattgagaagagcagcggacccaggatagagccttgtggaacaccatatcggatatcatgtgtcttcgagttgtaattaccacaactaacaaagaattatctccctgtcaggtaggattcaaaccaatttaagacactgccagagaggcccacccattgactaaggcgatttctaagaatgttgtgatcaatggtgtcaaatgcagcactcagatctaagaggatgagaacagataaatggcctctgtctgcatttacccacaagtcatttactactttaacgagtgcagtttctgtgctgtgatttgttctaaaacctgactgaaatttatcaagaatagcaggtttatttaggtggtcatttagctgcataatgactgccttctccagaactttacttaagaaaggcaggttagagatgggtctaaaattttcaagagccaaggggtcaagattatatttcttaagaaggggtttaactacagcagtcttaagacagtctggggagacccccgtatctaatgacgaatttactatgtcaaggacattatcaattagcacacccaatacttctttaaaataatatgttgGTAAcaggtcaaggacgcaggtggagggttttaattgagatattattttttgtaaattaggtaaatctatcctagtgaaagagtttaatttgtttataacagaatgctggggtttaggaggatccttagtgttggggagatatactatgttatttctaatatcattaatttttataGCCTGCATATAAGGAAACcaccttaatgttttattattttaaagtgtaaAATGCAGGTTTTAGGTCTTGATTAAATCTGTTAATTGAGATAATTGCTGCATTTTGGGTGTTTTGGGCTAATTTAAAGTTCAAACCTTTAGGTTAGGAGTCATCAGTATTGTGCTTCTATTTGCCATATTACCATTCACTTCCCCAAATGCAAAATCCTTAAATAGTTGACTTGtcatataatgaaaaataattaatatttctaatatttttttgtataaaaacaaaaatgcagcagACATGCTATGTGGATTTTATACAGTAACATAGCATAACAGGATTCAAACTGCTTAATCTAATTAAGGACTGCTAGGTGTAAGAGCATATCCCAACAGCACTGAACATTAGGCAGGAAAAATACACCAGACAGGACACCAGTTCAATGCATGGCCCtttcatgtacacacacacatagagccaGTTTGGACTTGAAATGAACCAAACCTGCACATTTTTAAGAAAGAAACACATACAGAAAGGCAAAGAATGTGCAGATGCCACACAGACAACATCTGGAAGGAAGCTGAAAAAACCCAGAATGCTGGATCCAGGAGGTGGTAGCACTAACCTCTGTGCCCCGATTTATGTTTGGTTCTCGGGCTCTTCATTATAAATAGTTAGAAGATGCTATATActctaaattatttttctttcttcttcttgatctttTTGAGATGCCCTTCAAGTCCGACTGGAAGAAAGCACCCACTGTGCTGGAAGAGTCCAGATCTTCTTTGATGGTCAATGGGGCCACGTGTGCAGCTACTCTTGGGACCTGCCTGATGCTGAGGTGGTCTGCCGTCAGCTGGGCTGTGGCACTGCTGTTTCTGCACCTCATCTCATTCATCCACAAAATCTCACTGACGACCGATTGCTCACTGGTGTGAAGTGTCATGGGAATGAGACTGAGCTCGGAGAGTGTGACTCAAGAACTCGGGATCAAATGCTGTGTCAGCATATCTGGGATGCAGGTGTCGTTTGTGCAGGCAAgccctttttttaaaacttttcataCCTCTTACCTCTATCTTTACCTTCATATTTGGTGAAGCTACTGAATGGAGATGTATTTGAAAGATGTAAGTAAAACGTTGCTTTTGTACAAAATTTAGTCAGTCACATCATAATTTGCTTTTGCATGTTAGAGGGTAAGCAAGCAATAAGTAGCTAAAAGTTACTTTACATGAAGTGActaaagaaaacttttaacatgctGAATGTGCAACAAGGGAGAGGTTTTTCTGAGTAAGTCAGATATTTTTCCTAATTAAAGTTGTCACCTTATAAATGGATCCATACTACTGTCTGTTACCTGGGTGAAGAGTACAACACCTATATAATAAAAAGCACTACATTCACCCTGACTCAATTTCGCTTAAGTTTAGTTCAGTTTAGTTTTGTATAGCACCCTTCGCTGAGTGCAAACTCAGAGCGCTTTAAAAAATTCACaggtacagtaaatgcaattACAGACTTTACCAATactaaatacataattaataaagacacataaagacacagatttcttTGA containing:
- the LOC120529927 gene encoding soluble scavenger receptor cysteine-rich domain-containing protein SSC5D-like, which encodes MCRIFTFWTILVCVLHMTYALQVRLEESTHCAGRVQIFFDGQWGHVCSYSWDLPDAEVVCRQLGCGTAVSAPHLIHPQNLTDDRLLTGVKCHGNETELGECDSRTRDQMLCQHIWDAGVVCAGKPFF